A segment of the Balaenoptera musculus isolate JJ_BM4_2016_0621 chromosome 9, mBalMus1.pri.v3, whole genome shotgun sequence genome:
TTTGagatcttatatttaaaaaaaaagaaatatcaaggtctaaaaataatgtttatctattctattacatttttaagtgCCTCATGGATAGAGATAGTGTATTATctcatgtttttttaatctctagcaCTTACCACAGTATCCAGCATACAGACGGTATTCAGTAAAAGATTctgcattattaaaaataaaactattttgctACTTTTCCTTTCAGGCATGTGAACTGTAAGATCCTTATTTAATTTCAAGAATAAAATGTAATGTACCTatgtttaaaacatattaataatacTAACAAAATTTCAACTAGgctataaaatgtctttttatttctatttaacagCTTACCTTGTATTCATGAAGTATTCGGTTTGTCCAGTGAGGTGCCTTACTTTTCAATTTGGTAATAGGTACAATGGATTTTAGATTTTCTTCACTGTAAGCAAATATGCCaacatcttttaaataaatcatcTTTAGTAGCTAAAGTAATATAATCATTTACATGTAAACGGCtttaaataatatgatttttgagctgaaaaatattatattgtaaCATATCAGAGAACTCTCAACATTTTAAGCAAAAAGTCACGATCCTAATATTGCTCAACTTAgagaaatgtttcttctttcagtagccacaaaatatttttgaatattgaaaacTACAATAAACAAACTTTAGATACGCTAAAACCTCAATGTTTTCTCTCAACATGAAACATGAACTAGTTTTTGTGGTGCTATACTGAAATGCATCTGCCTTGTAACATTTTTTCTACTAATCCAAGTCAGGTTTTAGTGAACTTATTTAAACATACAGTAAAGATAAAGCTAACAAATATAAGGCATATCAAACTATactcaaatataagaaaaagaactttGGAGACAGTGTAACTTAAAGAATGctttactatgtttttttttttttctcattccatgccttatattatttaattccaaACCAACGTCTAAATAGTTCTTAGTAAcgtaatatttctaaattttcttggTTAAACTGAACCTTGGGTATAGCACAAGACCATGAATTGTATTAAATACTTACTTTAGGAAACCTTGCTTGTGTTTCTTACTCTCATAATTTCCATAAACTATCTGCAACAGTAGACTTGCCAATGTTATCAGTTTAGCATCAGGAGCTGTATAAAAGCCCTTCAATAAATTATATCTGGCTTCATCAAAGAGAATAAGAATAGCTAATGGATCttcaatcttaaaagaaaaagtataatttGGTTATTAGGCCACAATTTCCTGTTATAAATGTACAGCTTGCCACTATCtaatatgaaaaagcaaaagctatgtaatttcatataaataagcTGTTATTGCTTTAAAGCAGaggttgacaatttttttctattaaagctCAGACAgtaatattttaagctttgtgagTCAGATAGTCTGTTAGAATGactcaactctgctattgtagcacaaaagcagctatAGACAATACATCTACAAATGTTGGAGTTCTACTAAAACTTTTTATATTGattctgaaatttgaatttcatgaaaTGTTCACAtgacatgaaatattattcttttgaaatttttttcaaccattaatAGCTTGCAGGATATACAAAAATAGGCAACAGGTCAGATACAGCAATAGGCCATAGGTTGCTAACCTCTGATTCACAGTTCAATAAAATTATCATCAGTTTATGGATATGAGTGTGTATAACTTCTAGTACAATTTTACTTAAATTCTTTATATTCCTCAAACATTATTCTACAATCTGTGCTTCACACAATATAGTAGTGAACCtcaaagaagataaaaggaaGTGTTAATTCCCAGAAGGACACATGAAGTTTGAAAAAAGCTTAACATTTTTGATTTGactaaaaaatattcagtactttgcactttcaaataacactaaaGGAGAGCatactttttttaagttttgaaaactTTAAAGTTTCACTTTATCTGATAAGATTAACAAACATTGAAAAATGCCAGCCTACAGAATACATTTCTACTTAGAAATAATCACCAATTACAGATATTCTGAATGAATAGTTAGTGTGTTTCCAAATATGATTCAAAATGACCCAAATTCCTTATGGTAAAAGAAATTTTGTCATACTAACTAAAATAATACCTTATAATACTCCATATattgataatattaaaaaaactgaaagagaatttcatgggggaaaaaagataaggGGATTGCTCTAGATTAAAGGAGACTTAAAGAGACAGTAATCAAATGCAAAGCATGAACGTTGACTAGCTCCTTCAGTTGGGAGTTATAAGAGACTGAAAAATTGGGGGGAAATCTGAATATGGGTCTGATATTAGATGTTATTatggaaatattaattttattaggttGAAAGTGGTACTACACTATGTAGGTACATCCTTGTTCTTAGAAGAtgcatgttaaaatatttagGGATTAAGTGCCAGGATGTCTGCAACTCAATTTTAAATGGTTCACaatgaaaagagaggaaagatgaagcaaatgtagcaaaatgttaacaattagtGAATTTAATGAATGGTATATGGTATGAAGTTTATTACTTTTTCAACTTTCCTATgggtttttaatttctcaaaataattgttgggaaaaaatgaaagaaaacatttttctaataaaaattaacttagtgAATTTGAAGAGTTTGAGTAGAGAATAGTTATAATTCCTAATAGTGTGTTCAGTGACTATTAGTCAacaattgttctttttaaatgaaagcaggCTCTTTTCATCCTAAAAGAATAATCCTAACCAAAAAAATGCAATTCTATTTTTCAGGTGGTAAAAATAGGAATTTTTCAATTACACAATGAGTGAAAGAACGCAACCACTTTATCAGATGATCATGATATTCTGATTCACCTTAAGTACTCACTAAGCCTTGCTTCTTTTCACTTGAGCCtactttatattatttgtaatataatATGCAATTAATTAATATCCAAGTATTATCATTATTGCTCTTCCTCTACCagccaactttaaaaatattacttaggGAGAAAGAAGACAGGCTGAATATATTTAGATTATTTGCAAATTTCACACATCTACTACATTTTAAGAACTGCTAACAAAGtttgccattttaactatttttaactgTAGAATttagtggcattaattacattcacagtgttgtgaaccatcaccactatttccatattttcatcgcccaaacagaaactctgtaatcATTAAGTCCTCATTCTCTCCCCCCATCACACCTATGGTAACCACTAATATACTTTCCATTTATATCTATTCTAGATATTTATTTAAGATAAGtagaatcaaacagtatttgtccttttgtgtatggcttatttcacctagcgtgttttcaaggttcatccatgttatgaCATGTAtcaaaacttcattcctttttatggctgaataatattccattttctttatccatttatctgttgatgaacacttagctTGTGTCCacctttttggttattatgaataatgctgttaagAATGCTGgaatacaagtatctgtttgagttcttgttttctttaggtatatacctaggagtggaattgctgggtcaaatggtaatgCTATGTTTAGTTTTTGGAAGAACCACTCgactattttccacagcagctgcaccattttacactcctaccTACAAcatacaagggttccaatttctctatgtCCTCATCAAAACTCAAcatcttcttttataaattattattattacaaccatcctagtaggtgtgaagtggtttctcattgtgttttgatttgtatttccttaatgactaataatgCTGAGCGTCTTcgcatgtgcttgttggccacttgtatatctttaCTGGAGAAATGTTATTTAAGTCCTTTACCCaatttaattgggttgtctttttgttgttgagttgtaggagttctttttatattctggatagtaAACACTTACCAGATTTATGATCTGCAAGTATTTTCTTGCATTCTCTAGCTTgtctttcttgataatgtcctttgatttacaaatgcttttaattttgatgaagtcccatttatctattttttcttttgttactcatgtttttggtgtcatatctaaaactCCAAGGCCAAatctaaggtcatgaagattACCTGTATATtttgttctaagagttttatggttttggcttttatatttaggttatTGATACACTGAGTTAATTTCTGATGCGGTATGAGATCAGGgtctaattttatactttttgcaTATGAATTTCCAGATGTCCCAGCATCATCTGTTGAAGAGACTATGCTTTCTTCATTGGATGCATTTGGCATCCTTATCAAAAAGCAGTTGGCATGGACATATGGGGTTACTTcaggactctcaattctattccactggtctatGTCTATCCTGAtaccagtaccacattgtttggattattgtagctttgtactaAGAAATTAGGAAATGTGAATCCcacaactttattcttctttttcaagaatgttttggctattcaaggcCCTTTGCAATGAATTTGGGGATTGCCTTTCCCATTTCTGCAAAAATGTCTGTTGTTAGGGAACTCTGTTGAATTGGTAGATCACTTTGCTTGTATTGatgtcttaacaatattaagtcttcttaTCCTTGAACGTGGGATGTCTTTCTAGTTacttatgtcttctttaatttctttcagcaatgtttttgtagttttcagtgtacaagttttGCAGCTCTCTagataaatttattcctaggtattttattcttttagaagttattttaatggagtttttagtttccttttttttttgtggagtgTCTGTGGCTGGTTATAGAAACAACTGATTTTCGTGTGTTGAGCCTGTACCCTACAAGTTTGCTGAATCCAGTTATTAGCCCTAGTAGCTTTTATGTAGATTCTTTGGAATTTCCTATATACAGGATAATGTCATTTGTGAtcaacagagacagttttactttttcctttccaatctggatgcattttttttttcttttctttctttccttttttttggggggtggtggtggggggagtgtGGCTCATTGCTTTGGTTAGAACTTCTAGTTCTACGTTAAATAGCAGTGGTGAAAGcaggtatccttgtcttgttcctgatcttaggaggagttttcagtctttcaccactgagtatgttaactgtgggtttttcataaatgccatTTATTATACTGAGGAAGTTCCCGTCtatcctagttttctgagagttttaccATGAAAGGCtactggattttgtcaaatgccttttctacCTTTAGTTTGATAACAGAAGAGGGACAATATGAATAGTCAGGCATAAAACATTTACCAAGTTTGGACAAGGTCATTGAAATTTTCATGTGCTGAAATTTATTTAACCTTGtctaatattttcttgaataaagAATCAGGaaattgtgtattttttcttcaCCAAATTTATGAGACCCTGGAACTTTTCTTTCCCCCCGTGGTTTTCACAGCTACCACTGTATTTAGATTATCACCTAGTTTAACTTGTAACATCTCCCTTAGGTTTCTTCCTTGTCCAGTCATCCCTCAGATGACATTATTTCACTTCTCCTCTAAAATTTACAGTAATTCAAATCCAAACGTACTTGTTTGGGACAGacctttttttaatcaaatgtaaATTCCATCCTCATTTTTTACTATCTATATAGTTCTCTGTTGAGTCAAAAGCAGCTATTTACCGACTGTTGAGAATAACTTTTTAATGTCCCCTTTGTAAATATAATCTTCTCTATCCAGAATGTTTTTTCTGTTCTCCCCCTACACCAATgcatctctttcctcctctgaagTTTACACAACTGATTAGCCCTTTATTAAGTTTATCTGACACTGTACTCCCTTTCTAACtactctaaaatttttttctactctaaAATCTTTCTCCCATCTGGTTGGTAATTCTCTTTAGGAtggattctctatttcttttgtattctaAGACAATGGAGGTGGGGAAATGGAAAAACCAACCAGGGGCTTTGTAAGCAGACTGACTCAAACTCTACCACTTACAACAGGGATGTAAGGAttgaacagaaaaacagaaataaaacctcCTGTAAAGGAAGAGCACAATTTTTGCCTCTAGTGCTTAAAACAGGAACTCAGTAGATTCTGAACATTTAAATGACTGTAAAACAGATTTCTGAGCAAACCTTTTTCTCAACTTCCAAAGGAAGTCTCACATCTCTTCTTAGGAAAAGCTGCGGTGTCTCCCTTTGGGGATCCAAATTAGTCAATTCAGCAAGTATTTCTGGCCAGTCACGAACATGTTGCAATGGTTTATGATAAGGCTTGAGTTGAAGGCCTGAAAAAcatctttccttttataaatgaTAATGTAAAAATGAACCAATTATATCAACACATAGAAACTTTTTATCAAACTCTCTGTACCTAAGTACTGAACACAGACAAATTAAAGgtctaaatttaaaacaatattgacTTTAATCAACATTACTACCCAATTTGAGGTTAACTGTTTATTAAGAATATAAGAATTATGAGActaaatctgaaaatgaataaaatttatcaaatatatttaagatCCTTAATTCCATGATAGCCTATTTAATGAGAAAATCAGTAGAAtttggtgtttaaaaaaatacaattaaatcaCTAGATAACCAATCACAACCACCTCAATGAAATCCCTTATGTATCTGCAATACTTTGAGAGACAAATCTATAATGACATTGGGTTGAGTTTAAATAGCAAAGATCTGATAGAAAACcaatatacagaaaaagaaaatctgtattaTTCTGAGATGAGGTGAGCACTGAAAATAAAGGCAAGTTGGATGAGCACTACGTTTAACAGCATTCAAATCAAATTCATTgccaaagaaaaaatgttttggtttttatcaTTTCAAACATTGTATGAACAAAGAGGggccaggaggaagcagaggttTATCTGTTTCAGCAGTTTGAACATAAACAATCTGTATAAAAGAGAAGAACGCTGTATCATTTGAGAATTTAAAAGTCAATAATAATTGAAGCTATACTTAAGTTTACCAACCCACTCTCAAAAAGGAATAATCAGGTTTATACAACAGAATAACAAGTTTCTTACTGAGATTTTCTGAACAGATCCAAATAGTGAAATATTGCTGTGTTTCTTGAGAGAGACGCATTCCTTCCATTATCTGCTGCACTGTGGTATTATTTCCGTGCTTCAGTTCAACAGAACGGTATGATCCATCCATTCTGTATATTCGAACTTTTTCATACTGGGACAAAGAATGATAATAAATTATGCAACCTGGTTATAAATTATACATCCCAATACAACAAAATGCTTTAATTTCAACTTCATCTGCTTAAAAACTACTTCAAGTGAGAATCTTctggcaatattttatttatttatttttgccttgccgtgtggcttgcgggacCTTACTTcaccaactagggatcgaacctgcgccccctgcagtggaagcacagagtcctaaccactggaccttctagcaatatttaaaaaaatttttctttcattatttatattttctaacatgttttcctctgaatattccatggtcaaataagtttgagaaactaaggcaaatgggtttttaaaaaatattcaacttcAAAATCTTCtgaaaggatattttaaagcCATTAATGTACAATGTAAATATCAAATGGGGGATATAGACATGGTTAACTAAATCTGGTGTTAGTCAAGTACCTCGTGAGTTTAGTGGGCCACAAATTAGAATGTAGAAATGTGTACCAGCAATAATTTGTCCTAAGAGGAATCTGTGATAGAAGACTTTGCAGATAAAAGTTATGAAACAGTGGACCTTGAGCCAGTTTCTTTCCTCCTGTTCAGAAAATCCCAGAGAGAAATGATAttctcaatacatttttattgttataggAAGTAACTGATGCCACCAAACAACTTCCAGGACAGTTCATTTTAGATAAAAGTACCTAATTCCTTTTATCTTATACAttcagatataaaaattatatgagaaataaaaatgtggttttttacaaaataaatttatttagttattcatttttggctgcgttgggtctttgttgctacacacgggctttctctagttgcggcaagagggggttactcttcattgcagtgcatgggcttcagtagttgtggctcgcggggtctagagcacaggctcagtagctgtggtgtatgggcttagttgctccacagcatgtgggatcttcctggatcagggctcaaacccgtgtcccctgcattggcaggcagattcttaaccactgtgccgccagggaagtccctaaaaatgtgttttaactATACAAATAGAAGACAAATTGCAACGAAGTATAACATAAGGGTGCCTATACTGCTTATCTATTTCCTTGCTTTTGTCCTGTACTCAGGGAATAGTGTTTTGACAAAAATGTGTATAAATGTGTGTAATTTTCCTTAAAGGCAGAGATCATgtactgaataaataaagaatatgtattctttatCACATCACTTTCAGCATTTTATGGTGTTAAATTTACAGAAATACTCAACAAATACTCATTGCCTACTTAATAGAAATGTCTGGAAAGGCTCAAACATATGGGTTATACCTGTTGGTATAAAACTTATATCCTTTATCAGTTGGTATAAATCCTTTTATCTGGTTTGCAAGTttccaaacaatttttaaactgaTGATAACAGTTTTATTGTCACTATAACTTTCAGGCATAACTGAGTGTTTTCTAATtgttaattcttctctatttTAATGTCACTGCTAATTATTTTGTACATAAGTAGGTGGAAAGGCCAGGTTGAACTGGCAGAATAAAAGACTTAGAAATCTCCTATTTTAACCCATTCACTATCTTGAGGAGGAAAATGAATCTGTAATAGATGACAACTTGCCGAAACTAAATTACCAAATGATGTGTAAtattattattgggttggccaaaaagttcgttcaggtttttcatACGTTAtgggaaaacccaaacgaactttttggccaaaccaatatttacaaatataatatattacTTAGAAGGCCTAAGTAGAGAGAGATGCTTTAATGAATAGGTTAAAATTTGTAATCAGCATATCAAGTATACAAATTACACTGGAAATCAGATTAATTTTAAGTGATCGAAAGATTTATTTATGCAGTTTTATTTTGATATGCAAGAATAAATGTCCTAATATTAGGGATGATAACAAATTTAATACCTATGAAGTCTAACCATGAGGTTTTATAAAAGCAGGAAAGAAGCCATCCATACATTTATATCCTTCCACTCTTGCCACAGATCCTCAAATTACTTATCAATTTAAATACAATGCTTGGCTCTAACTAGTATTTATGAAGATAATTCTTACTGGTTTGTTAATGGCTTCCTTCAACAATTTTGCAGCTTCTTCccaattattttgtttgttttcttcacaaaTATTTAAAGGAGATCTTCCTTGTTGGTCTGTTATGTGCTAGAAAtgtggggggaaaagaaaaggttaaagATAAAAGGCATTACAAATGTACAAATAAGGGAAAATATcaaagtttcattaaaaaactaCTGTCAAGTGTTAAGTACATATTAAGCAAACTCAGTGCATGCTATActtaaaataaacatgaactgCCAAAGATGAAAGACTCAAAGCACTAATCAATGTGATTATTGTTTTTCAAAAGTTCTGATTACAGCAACAACAAAGGTTTtgttaaagcttttatttttaaatctatttattttatttatttatttttggctgcgttggggctgcgttgggtcttcgttgctgcgcgcgggctttctctagctgcggcgagtgggggctactcttcattgtggtgcgcaggcttctcattgcagtggcttctcttgttgcagagcacgggctctaggcatgtgggctcagtagctgtggctcgcgggctctagagcgcaggctcagtagctgtggtgaacgggcttagctgctccgtggcatgtgggaccttcctagaccagggctcgaacccacgtcccctgcattggcaggtggattcttaaccactgtgccaacagggaagccccaaaatactTGTTAATACAAATTCCAAAATATCCTTTTCCttcttaaagatatttttgagaaaatacaatataaaatgaaaagaggttAAATTTTATGTACATTCTGTAGATGCATGGCGGTGATGGTtctaaaacaatgtaaatgtacttaatgccaatgTACAtctaaaaatggctaaaatggtaaattttatgtgagaCATATTTTACTATAATCTAAAAAATTATGTACAAAAGCAAAGTGTATACATAAATATTACTTATTCTATATAGTAAGTgaaatttgtttctatttttcagcTGACGTCTCAAGTGTATAACTTAACATTTTAGTGTCACTACTTGTTATTCACTgtttgatcattaaaaaaaaaaaaaaaaagcctggaaaaTAACTTACTCTGTCAACTTCTGGATGGTTTAGGAGAATCTGTACTATTTCAGCATGTCCTCCTCCAGCAGCAAAATGAAGAGGAGAACTAAGTTGTCCATTTAAAAGGTTTGGATTGCACTTTCCTTTCTCTAACAATATGCGAGTGGCTTCAACTTTTCCATacctataaaaaaataaaacacctaaaAAGTCAtctgaaatgtttgaaaaatccaaattttagACAATATCTCAAAGAAATCTAAGATTTTTCTAGGGCAGAGAACAAGGAATGAAGACACTGATGTAATGTTTTCAGTGCTTAGGGATTTCTTATGAATTACTCTGATTCAGTTCAACTGTTTCTATTTCTCAtcaactgggagaaaatataatCTCAAATACAAGATAGAGCAGATGATAGAGAATCACTatcacacaaaacacaaaaattataaattaggGAGATAAAATTTttagtcaaaattattttcagaagcaGAAAGTAACCCATAAATTTAATAATGCTTTTTACCCAGCCCTGCCTTTGATTTACAAAATAGGCCCAAAGACGTAATTCTCCACATAGCTGCTGTATGAGGCAATGTGGGAGACACAAAGATATGTTAAGATGAATAGTCTCTACTCTGGTAAAGGCTTATAATGTAATCagagaggaaaccaaaaacaTGAGATAAATTACATAACGCTGTAAAATTTAAGTAACAGTTGAGGAGAACaatcaaaaaatatgtatttgtcaaaTCATAATAGTATAtaattaatgctttaaaaaatgttggaaAAGGAAGATTAAGATTTCAGTCTCAGTTCTGAAAAGTGTTCTGATAGAAGAATAATTTGAACTGGATTTTAAATAGGAAGAAGCTGAAGAGATGCTGAAGAGAAGTAAATATTCTAGATAGTGGGAAAAAGAGTAAGCAGAGTACAAAGAATGTGCAAGATATAGTGAGTCCACCATTTGGTTACAAATACGTATATAAGGTCGCAATCTAATGCAATGGTGGAAAGGTAATtcattttttggaaataaatgggtagaaggggaaaggaaatttgcttttaaatatggTGCATTTGAGGGGAAAATAGCACATCTTTAGAACTAACACGATTTGCTGTCAACTTTCTTCCCCTTCACATACCCTATGGTTTTCCTACGCCCTAAACCTGCTAATTGTATCCTAGCCTTCTTATTCATATGACTGTTTGCTCATGTTTTTAGCTATTCTTGAGATGTCCTTTTCCCCCCTCCTGACTTTGTTTAGGTTAAGTTCTATTATTTCTCTGAAACAGTTTAAAATCTACCTCCTCTATATTCCCATTACATTTTACcatttcagttttactttttaatctcattttatctACTTTCATCCttgtatatatacatttctatAAGCCTGGAAGCTCCTTGAAGGTTATGTCTTTGCATTCTCCAAACTGCCttatgtataataaaaaaaatgagtgaCTAAATTGTTCAGTTGGCAATTGAAAATGCAGACTTGGTACTCAGGAGGAAGGCAAAGGCTTGAGATATCTAAGAATATGCAAATTCATCCAACTGAAAAGAATTACTGTTAAGG
Coding sequences within it:
- the KRIT1 gene encoding krev interaction trapped protein 1 isoform X3 yields the protein MGYSALEIKSKMLALEKADTCIYNPLFGSDLQYTNRVDKVVINPYFGLGAPDYSKIQIPKQEKWQRSMSSVTEDKERQWVDDFPLHRSACEGDSELLSRLLNERFSVNQLDSDHWAPIHYACWYGKVEATRILLEKGKCNPNLLNGQLSSPLHFAAGGGHAEIVQILLNHPEVDRHITDQQGRSPLNICEENKQNNWEEAAKLLKEAINKPYEKVRIYRMDGSYRSVELKHGNNTTVQQIMEGMRLSQETQQYFTIWICSENLSLQLKPYHKPLQHVRDWPEILAELTNLDPQRETPQLFLRRDVRLPLEVEKKIEDPLAILILFDEARYNLLKGFYTAPDAKLITLASLLLQIVYGNYESKKHKQGFLNEENLKSIVPITKLKSKAPHWTNRILHEYKNLSTSEGVSKEMHHLQRMFLQNCWEIPTYGAAFFIGQIFTKASPSNHKVIPVYVGVNIKGLHLLNMETKALLISLKYGCFMWQLGDADTCFQIHSMEYKMSFIVHTKQAGLVVKLLMKLNGQLMPTERNS